From Mannheimia pernigra, one genomic window encodes:
- a CDS encoding hemagglutinin repeat-containing protein produces MEQKGVTIAVNIPVVQAIQAVEKTVNSAKSVGSSKNDRINALGAVNAGFEAWRTAEQVGKLAEAMGQNPAQALSQDVSVSITYGEQKSVETQHSEGNKAEKSQINAGGKVNIKTEGGGKNSTLTIAGSDVSGKGGTHLKAEGDVNILAVDENHLERSKNKSSGFNAGVAISYGSSGFAFGVTAGGNVAKGYGNGESQAWVGSQVGSLDSRTTIESGGDGKIIGSQVKGKSVKVNAKNLNIQSLQDTMKYEGKQESASGQVTVGYGASGSASYSKSKMSADMATVGQQAGIFAGDEGYDIDIQNHTELTAGLVTSTEKAEAEGKNRFSTGTLNVTNLDNHANYKGSSVGVSASVAANFDTPLGDKGQVQSSKTVKDESGNPVLATGAESLQAGVNVGYGSDKDSQSSQTTSGINTQNLIIRGEQAQLEKTGKTAAQMKEEVKTDITTDSAESHSGKLENRFDKDKLQKELDYQVKATQEFQTITLATINEKVATHAESKRAEAEKAKAAGNLAKAKILENEAEKWETGGAYRQGVDAITNAIGLALGGSPTAGVIAGAASPYINTQIKQATEGNEQANLIAHAIWGAVEAYTQGGKAGTGAAAAVTGEVGAKLISEQVFGKSPENLTEAEKRTVSELSQVAAGLAGGLSSSGGSSLSTAQAVKTGQGIGKNAVENNTFGDIHPSDDRKQSIESIAKAMFKGDEEKAEAYYDGTKRGEAKALVEGVKGTIEAIQHFDETMVTIADALSNLKETVQKVVISLEELNARINSALETNPAEAGELMGYLQSQGKAIQAPTVILTGEIANKLIRLKKSNIGYLPNNFADSKKLNDHFNKHHAEFGKLYSSPEEYLEGAKTVIKNGYKVSYEYKGENRYGYVLYIGNTKKGDSKFAFVGTNNKNEITTYHIESGKDFWKMINNDKNLKLINPVK; encoded by the coding sequence ATGGAGCAGAAAGGTGTGACGATTGCGGTCAATATTCCTGTGGTACAGGCAATACAAGCGGTCGAAAAAACCGTAAATTCTGCAAAATCGGTGGGTAGCAGTAAAAACGACCGAATCAACGCATTAGGGGCGGTGAATGCCGGTTTTGAGGCGTGGCGAACCGCAGAGCAAGTGGGCAAGTTAGCCGAAGCCATGGGGCAAAACCCAGCACAAGCCCTCAGCCAAGATGTGAGCGTATCGATAACCTATGGCGAGCAAAAAAGTGTCGAAACCCAACATAGCGAAGGGAACAAGGCAGAGAAAAGCCAAATTAACGCCGGCGGTAAGGTCAATATCAAAACCGAAGGCGGCGGTAAAAACTCAACCTTAACGATTGCAGGTAGCGATGTCTCAGGCAAAGGCGGTACACATCTGAAAGCTGAAGGCGATGTGAATATTTTAGCCGTGGATGAAAATCACCTTGAACGAAGTAAAAACAAATCTAGCGGCTTTAATGCCGGTGTTGCAATCAGCTACGGCTCAAGCGGTTTTGCGTTTGGTGTCACGGCAGGTGGCAATGTGGCGAAAGGTTATGGCAATGGCGAAAGCCAAGCGTGGGTGGGTAGCCAAGTGGGCAGCCTAGATAGCCGCACTACGATTGAAAGCGGAGGCGATGGCAAAATTATCGGCTCACAGGTGAAAGGCAAGTCGGTCAAAGTGAATGCGAAAAACCTGAATATCCAAAGCCTGCAAGATACAATGAAGTATGAAGGCAAGCAGGAAAGTGCCAGCGGACAAGTGACGGTGGGCTATGGGGCTTCAGGCAGTGCGAGTTACAGCAAATCGAAAATGAGTGCAGATATGGCAACAGTCGGTCAGCAGGCAGGGATATTTGCCGGGGATGAGGGGTATGATATTGATATCCAAAACCATACGGAACTGACGGCAGGTTTAGTGACATCAACAGAAAAAGCCGAAGCGGAAGGTAAAAATCGTTTTAGTACAGGCACGCTGAATGTCACGAACTTGGACAATCACGCTAACTACAAAGGCAGTAGCGTGGGAGTCAGTGCGAGTGTGGCAGCAAATTTTGATACGCCGTTAGGGGATAAAGGACAAGTACAGAGTTCTAAAACAGTCAAAGATGAAAGCGGCAACCCGGTTTTAGCCACGGGTGCAGAGTCATTACAAGCCGGGGTGAATGTAGGTTACGGTTCGGATAAAGACAGCCAATCAAGCCAAACAACATCCGGCATTAACACACAAAACCTGATAATTCGAGGCGAGCAAGCCCAGCTTGAGAAGACAGGGAAAACAGCAGCACAAATGAAAGAGGAGGTAAAAACCGATATTACAACAGATAGTGCTGAAAGCCATTCAGGTAAACTTGAAAACCGTTTTGACAAAGATAAGTTGCAAAAAGAGCTGGATTATCAGGTTAAAGCGACACAAGAGTTTCAAACCATCACGCTGGCAACTATCAATGAAAAAGTGGCGACTCACGCTGAAAGTAAACGAGCAGAGGCAGAAAAAGCCAAAGCCGCAGGCAATCTTGCCAAAGCCAAAATACTGGAAAACGAAGCGGAGAAATGGGAAACCGGTGGAGCTTACCGACAAGGAGTCGATGCGATAACGAATGCAATCGGCTTAGCCTTAGGCGGCAGCCCAACAGCAGGGGTAATCGCAGGGGCAGCATCTCCGTACATCAACACACAAATCAAACAGGCAACAGAGGGCAATGAACAAGCGAACTTGATAGCTCACGCAATATGGGGAGCGGTGGAAGCTTACACGCAAGGCGGTAAAGCCGGTACAGGTGCTGCGGCAGCGGTGACGGGCGAAGTGGGGGCGAAACTGATTTCAGAACAGGTGTTTGGTAAATCTCCTGAAAATCTAACGGAAGCAGAAAAACGGACAGTATCGGAACTAAGCCAAGTTGCAGCAGGATTGGCTGGTGGATTATCGTCAAGTGGAGGAAGTTCATTATCTACAGCCCAAGCAGTGAAAACCGGGCAAGGGATTGGGAAAAATGCGGTCGAGAATAATACTTTTGGTGATATTCATCCTTCAGATGATAGAAAACAAAGTATTGAATCTATAGCAAAGGCAATGTTTAAGGGCGATGAAGAAAAAGCAGAAGCCTATTATGATGGGACGAAACGAGGTGAAGCAAAAGCCTTAGTTGAAGGAGTGAAAGGCACAATAGAGGCAATTCAACACTTTGACGAAACAATGGTAACGATTGCCGATGCCTTGAGTAATCTAAAGGAAACTGTTCAGAAAGTAGTGATTTCTCTTGAAGAGTTAAATGCCCGTATCAATTCAGCATTAGAGACTAATCCGGCAGAGGCTGGTGAATTGATGGGATATTTACAATCTCAAGGGAAAGCAATACAAGCTCCAACTGTGATTTTAACTGGTGAGATCGCTAATAAGCTTATAAGGTTAAAAAAATCAAATATAGGATATTTACCTAATAATTTTGCTGACAGCAAGAAATTAAATGATCATTTTAATAAACATCATGCAGAATTTGGAAAGTTATATTCTTCTCCTGAGGAGTATTTAGAAGGAGCAAAGACGGTAATTAAAAATGGTTATAAAGTATCTTATGAATATAAAGGAGAAAATAGATATGGCTATGTATTATATATAGGCAATACTAAAAAAGGAGACTCCAAGTTCGCATTTGTTGGGACAAACAATAAAAATGAAATTACCACATATCATATCGAAAGTGGAAAAGACTTTTGGAAAATGATAAATAATGATAAAAATCTTAAGTTGATTAATCCTGTAAAGTGA
- a CDS encoding VENN motif pre-toxin domain-containing protein — MLNILQILAVNLVFAFGCNNFDKTKLQNELNYQAKAMAELQAITMATINEKVATHAESKRAEAEQAKAAGNTTKAQELEQEAEKWETGGAYRQGVDAITYAVGLALGGSPTAGVVAGAISPYINTEIKKATEGNEATNLVAHALWGAVEAYTQGGKAGTGAVAAVTGEVGANIIAKNLFGKEPENLTEAEKRTVSELSQVAAGLAGGLSASSGSSLSTVQAVKTGQGIGKNAVENNYLTSNEALKFEKELVECRKNNQDCSHVVQKYLDISNKRSQELRRKCSEGGIRCAGIEEIIDAHTNVARVKDDTTGRIYLNIPLQDNETIKIVSYLNNNDLSYLNNNVSTMDRVIYYGADPTNWPFLLIGGRGLLTDNSKSAALSTSAAMAINAGGQYVLSDDIKMSDLIMTGIIAKSTTNGSFSQTVNANILGGYYSSQINNNDNPALSALSSGGASAVGYKVTDRVVNKLNPIINPNYKKYEWKDTGYLGVSYQPKLSNAPQVSGSIVGSLAYEALNNYLPNVEFKGRDNESEK; from the coding sequence ATGCTGAATATTTTGCAAATTTTAGCGGTAAATCTAGTTTTTGCTTTTGGGTGTAACAACTTTGATAAAACCAAGTTACAAAACGAGTTGAATTATCAAGCCAAAGCTATGGCTGAGCTCCAAGCCATCACCATGGCAACCATCAATGAAAAAGTTGCCACTCATGCTGAAAGCAAACGAGCAGAGGCTGAACAGGCGAAAGCCGCAGGCAATACAACCAAAGCCCAAGAGCTAGAACAAGAAGCGGAGAAATGGGAAACAGGTGGAGCTTACCGACAAGGGGTGGATGCGATAACCTATGCGGTAGGGTTAGCTTTAGGAGGAAGCCCAACCGCAGGCGTAGTGGCAGGGGCAATCTCGCCTTACATCAATACAGAAATCAAAAAAGCAACCGAAGGCAACGAAGCGACTAACTTGGTTGCCCACGCCCTTTGGGGAGCGGTGGAGGCTTACACACAAGGCGGTAAGGCTGGCACAGGAGCAGTTGCAGCGGTAACAGGCGAAGTGGGTGCAAATATTATCGCTAAAAATCTCTTCGGCAAAGAGCCTGAAAACCTGACGGAGGCGGAGAAACGGACGGTGTCGGAGCTGAGCCAAGTAGCGGCTGGGTTGGCTGGTGGGTTATCGGCAAGCTCAGGCAGTTCGCTGTCCACAGTTCAAGCAGTGAAAACAGGGCAGGGAATTGGGAAAAATGCGGTGGAGAATAACTATCTAACCTCTAATGAAGCCCTTAAATTTGAAAAAGAGCTAGTTGAGTGTAGGAAAAACAACCAAGATTGTTCGCATGTCGTACAAAAATACCTAGATATTAGCAATAAAAGAAGTCAAGAGTTAAGACGTAAATGCTCAGAGGGTGGTATTAGGTGTGCTGGTATTGAGGAAATAATAGATGCTCATACAAATGTTGCCAGAGTAAAAGATGATACGACAGGTAGAATTTATTTAAACATACCGTTACAAGATAATGAAACAATAAAAATAGTTAGCTACTTAAATAATAATGATTTGTCATATCTGAATAATAATGTCTCCACAATGGATAGAGTTATTTATTATGGAGCAGATCCTACAAATTGGCCGTTTCTCTTGATAGGAGGAAGAGGTTTATTAACTGACAATTCTAAATCAGCAGCATTATCTACTTCAGCAGCTATGGCAATCAATGCAGGAGGGCAATATGTTTTATCAGATGATATAAAAATGTCCGATTTAATAATGACTGGTATTATTGCTAAATCTACAACTAATGGTAGTTTTTCTCAGACAGTAAATGCAAATATACTAGGAGGGTATTATTCATCTCAAATAAATAATAATGATAACCCTGCTCTTTCTGCTCTATCTTCAGGAGGTGCTTCAGCAGTTGGATACAAAGTAACTGACAGAGTTGTTAATAAACTAAATCCAATTATCAATCCAAATTATAAAAAATATGAGTGGAAAGATACGGGGTATTTAGGTGTGTCTTATCAGCCAAAATTAAGTAATGCTCCTCAGGTCTCAGGATCTATTGTAGGCTCTTTAGCTTATGAAGCTCTCAATAATTATTTACCTAATGTAGAATTCAAAGGGAGAGATAATGAGAGTGAAAAATAG
- a CDS encoding hemagglutinin repeat-containing protein, with the protein MSILIYYKRLIMLSILQILAVNQPLVLARVKHSRHRGVINEQINQLTGRRFIQGYNNDLEQYKALMNNGVKYAKQFNLAVGVGLTAKQMSELTTDMVWLVNKEITLTDGRKVTALVPQVYLVARNSDITSRGAVISANQIIGNVDNLQNSGVIAGRDLTRIHSNQLENRGTILGDTVDLSAKQNLINLGGKIEAVKDLSLYAGKNLEISSTLSSSQSADGNFARTVLDQLASVKVTGEGGRLTLHSDDNLTIKAANIESQGALNASADKSLQITTLKTQNREHYNGNADNYYRLAQEAEVGTRLSGKDGVKLFGVDGVTLRQVDVRGDGDVSVISQKGNITLESGRAKESLATSVKSTSKGLFSKSSRLSEHEHQTDVAVVNSLQGQNITFYAGNKITDEGSVVKGVEHIYLEGKNGVELNTAQNTHSERNYTELKKAGLTASLSSGTARIGVGKNKQKDANTERQISHIGTQLNAENSNITVVSTQGDVTANAAQFDAKKDIVIEGQHVYLNAEIDKQDNQESHSSKSAGFGIGVVYNPVAKLKDYYGEQSSQGSAKGIVGKVVTTGEAIDKTSQQLLNGVGSYFTANKKQEERFNQTEKANVVEMNAGGNLAIHANKGSIVSQGAHISAKGDGTFWAKENVHFDVATTEQSQSGKLKQKGVDIDSSRRLTDIVGVYSGKEKGDGELVQEQAGVLSFGGATTVVAEKGDITLAGTQLVSDGKVKLSAGNNVNITTAKTTQRQDEAGKSHGFGEAVISETERFSGYNRQLNSQNGHAVSHQGSMIASLKDDVEIYAGKDFHSTSGQILAKNRIALSAEKVTFDTAHNTANNHHHSSDLKFGQFTRVISPIIDLVQSVESTLKDKEASDRVKAAQVLGLAAQGYILNNTVNNALNHKDNSVLFRVETGTGLAHSRQSGENRVSESLGNQVNAQHIHIEARSGKLSAIQTDFTSKDEQGKRLANSSVTLSGREGVELLAGESTGYQRHKNQSYGTEVGTALSVGAKTGWSFYAKEGFQKGKQTSESTTYHNSHIDSETFRLNSGGDVTMKGTTAHANSIHADIDGKLHIESLQDSHHSKSTQGGLNTKVEFGFGSSWEFSGNANLSGGKSNAGGVTKQSGLFAQSGGYHITADEVELNAGAIASTNPDNSELTTNAITFSDIQNHSQHQATSGSLSGGYSQSNGVSGSPGMPMHSQGNDNSTTKATLTEGKITLNKDSTPTQTTAKALGINTELSQAHRAVEQPKDINQVLKEQQILSQSAGQVSGAVISYADKQREEIKQAEEKARKSAKEAEQAGDIVTAQVKYHEAQMLEREAARWETGGDKKRQVNAVAAALSLAVAGKPAEAIAAGAASPYINEIIKDITDNENLKALNIPLHILWGAVEAELAGGNAKVGAVAAGVGEVGATVLAQSVYGKVASDLTTEEKANLLASAKLLAGIASGAVNTGNGAETLANASVGMTVAENAVESNYLSDWQKAQRAKELKACDGSGYCEFKINAYWTAVDLGQDTSFVSGLASGIPVAIVEGVSDVINMALSPIETLEAIKVMITQDDAFNKWAEATKQSYVERIEKLQSEYEKAGASGSFNAGLETGRLLTDIAGIVAGGAGVAKVGVSAVNKGIKSAAKNVKALNIDRPKFATCSFHGDMEVKTDKGYRPISSIKVGDKVLAKNEITGITTYQKVQAHYSNPYDYTVYVEVIDNRGKYQTIVSNKIHPFFAQVLSGIAPISSEGHHYKGEIAKAQWVDAQYLQKGYRLLSANGEWQTVSNVTQKAEELKAYNMTVDKDHTYFIKGAKADNEGVWVHNDCWYALPDGAKQIANIDGYKAYQFNDHSGNFVTVIQKDKNRFETLDHRGSEIILPKQGGWDSARNLAIEKLGSLGYDAMPLIGNLEISDGYGKVVGRISSDGKKGWRLDYDPEIGMHINIFDYTNGKGAKAVKEVIPFEGNKDDFNRYLKHLNR; encoded by the coding sequence GTGTCAATACTTATCTATTACAAGCGGTTAATTATGTTGAGTATTTTGCAAATTCTGGCGGTAAATCAACCGCTTGTTTTGGCACGAGTGAAACACTCGCGCCATCGGGGGGTAATTAACGAACAAATTAACCAACTGACTGGTCGCCGTTTTATTCAAGGCTATAACAACGATTTAGAGCAATACAAAGCCTTAATGAATAACGGAGTGAAATACGCTAAACAATTTAACCTTGCTGTTGGGGTTGGTTTAACCGCAAAACAGATGTCCGAATTGACAACAGATATGGTGTGGTTAGTGAATAAAGAAATCACACTGACTGATGGGCGAAAAGTAACAGCCCTTGTGCCACAAGTGTATTTGGTTGCTCGTAATAGTGACATTACTTCCCGAGGTGCAGTGATTTCAGCCAATCAAATTATCGGTAATGTTGATAATCTCCAAAATAGTGGCGTGATTGCAGGACGGGATTTAACCCGAATTCACTCAAATCAACTGGAAAATCGAGGCACGATTTTGGGTGATACGGTGGATTTATCGGCTAAGCAAAACCTCATCAACTTAGGCGGTAAGATTGAAGCGGTGAAAGATTTATCCCTTTATGCAGGCAAAAATCTCGAAATCAGCTCTACCCTCTCATCAAGTCAAAGTGCAGACGGCAATTTTGCCCGCACGGTGTTAGACCAACTCGCTTCGGTCAAAGTTACCGGTGAAGGTGGACGTTTAACTTTACATAGTGACGATAACCTTACGATAAAAGCCGCTAATATTGAAAGCCAAGGTGCCTTAAACGCCAGTGCAGACAAGAGCTTACAAATTACCACCTTAAAAACTCAAAACAGAGAGCATTACAATGGTAACGCAGATAACTACTACCGTTTAGCTCAAGAAGCAGAGGTCGGTACACGTCTTTCGGGCAAAGATGGAGTGAAATTATTTGGTGTTGATGGTGTAACGCTCCGTCAAGTTGATGTAAGAGGTGATGGCGATGTTTCGGTTATCTCTCAGAAAGGTAATATCACTTTAGAATCAGGGCGTGCAAAAGAGTCATTAGCAACATCGGTTAAATCAACCTCAAAAGGATTATTTTCTAAAAGCAGTAGACTTTCTGAGCATGAGCACCAAACTGATGTCGCGGTTGTTAATTCATTGCAGGGACAAAATATTACGTTTTATGCAGGTAATAAGATAACTGATGAAGGCTCAGTAGTTAAGGGGGTTGAGCATATTTACCTTGAAGGTAAAAATGGGGTGGAATTAAATACCGCACAAAATACGCATAGTGAACGTAATTATACAGAATTGAAAAAAGCAGGCTTAACAGCAAGCCTCTCTAGTGGTACTGCGCGTATAGGTGTGGGTAAAAACAAACAGAAAGATGCGAATACAGAGCGCCAAATAAGCCATATTGGTACACAATTAAATGCGGAGAATAGCAATATTACTGTGGTTTCAACCCAAGGTGATGTAACTGCTAATGCGGCTCAATTTGATGCTAAAAAAGATATCGTGATTGAAGGTCAGCATGTTTATCTCAATGCAGAAATAGATAAACAGGATAACCAAGAAAGCCACTCTTCTAAATCTGCCGGATTTGGAATAGGCGTGGTTTACAATCCGGTAGCAAAATTAAAAGACTACTATGGCGAGCAATCCAGCCAAGGCTCAGCCAAAGGTATTGTTGGTAAGGTTGTGACTACCGGAGAGGCGATTGATAAAACCTCACAGCAACTTCTCAATGGCGTAGGATCATATTTTACCGCCAATAAAAAGCAAGAAGAGCGTTTTAACCAGACAGAAAAAGCCAATGTGGTTGAAATGAATGCTGGCGGTAACCTTGCTATTCATGCGAATAAAGGCAGTATCGTAAGTCAAGGTGCGCATATTTCAGCGAAGGGCGATGGCACATTTTGGGCAAAAGAGAACGTGCATTTTGATGTAGCCACCACAGAACAATCACAAAGCGGTAAACTTAAACAAAAAGGGGTAGATATTGATTCTTCTCGCCGCCTGACAGACATTGTTGGGGTTTACTCCGGCAAAGAAAAAGGTGATGGGGAGCTAGTTCAAGAGCAAGCGGGTGTACTTTCCTTTGGTGGTGCAACGACAGTGGTTGCGGAAAAAGGGGATATCACTTTAGCCGGCACGCAGTTGGTTAGCGATGGTAAGGTAAAATTATCCGCAGGGAATAATGTGAACATTACGACAGCTAAAACCACACAAAGGCAAGATGAAGCAGGCAAAAGCCATGGTTTTGGCGAAGCGGTGATTTCAGAAACAGAGCGTTTTTCCGGTTATAACCGTCAGTTGAATAGTCAAAATGGTCATGCGGTTTCGCATCAAGGCAGTATGATAGCTAGCCTAAAAGATGATGTTGAAATTTATGCAGGCAAAGATTTCCACTCGACAAGCGGTCAAATTTTAGCAAAAAATCGCATAGCGTTAAGTGCGGAGAAAGTGACATTCGACACGGCACACAATACGGCGAATAACCATCATCACAGCAGTGATTTAAAATTTGGTCAGTTTACGCGGGTGATTTCACCGATTATTGACTTAGTACAGTCAGTGGAAAGCACATTGAAAGACAAAGAGGCCTCAGACCGAGTGAAGGCAGCACAAGTGCTGGGTTTAGCGGCACAGGGTTATATTTTAAACAACACCGTAAATAACGCCTTAAATCACAAAGATAACTCGGTATTATTCCGAGTAGAAACGGGGACAGGCTTAGCACACTCTCGCCAAAGTGGTGAAAACCGAGTGTCTGAAAGCTTAGGCAACCAAGTGAATGCACAGCATATCCATATTGAAGCCCGCAGTGGTAAATTAAGCGCCATCCAAACGGACTTCACTTCAAAAGACGAGCAAGGCAAACGGCTGGCAAACAGCAGTGTGACGCTATCAGGCAGGGAAGGTGTTGAGCTACTTGCCGGAGAAAGTACGGGCTATCAACGTCATAAGAACCAAAGCTATGGTACGGAAGTCGGCACGGCATTAAGTGTGGGGGCGAAAACCGGCTGGTCGTTCTATGCCAAAGAGGGTTTCCAAAAAGGTAAGCAAACCTCAGAAAGCACGACATACCACAACAGCCATATAGACAGCGAGACCTTCAGGCTAAATAGTGGTGGTGATGTGACAATGAAAGGGACAACCGCCCACGCGAATAGCATTCACGCCGATATTGACGGTAAGCTGCATATTGAGAGCTTACAAGACAGCCATCACTCGAAAAGCACTCAAGGTGGGCTAAACACCAAAGTGGAGTTTGGTTTTGGTAGCAGTTGGGAATTTAGCGGGAATGCCAACCTTTCCGGTGGTAAATCGAATGCCGGTGGTGTGACGAAGCAAAGCGGTTTATTTGCCCAATCAGGCGGCTATCACATTACTGCCGATGAAGTCGAATTAAACGCAGGAGCAATCGCTTCAACCAATCCTGATAACAGCGAGCTGACGACTAACGCTATTACCTTTAGTGATATACAGAACCACAGCCAACACCAAGCGACAAGTGGTTCACTATCGGGCGGATATTCACAATCAAATGGAGTGAGTGGCAGCCCTGGAATGCCGATGCACAGCCAAGGTAATGACAATAGCACAACCAAAGCGACGCTGACGGAAGGGAAAATCACGCTGAACAAAGACAGCACGCCAACGCAAACCACAGCGAAAGCGTTGGGGATTAACACGGAGTTAAGCCAAGCCCACCGAGCAGTTGAACAGCCGAAAGATATCAATCAGGTGTTGAAAGAGCAACAAATCTTATCACAATCTGCCGGACAGGTTTCCGGTGCGGTAATAAGTTATGCGGATAAACAGCGTGAGGAGATAAAACAAGCGGAAGAAAAAGCACGGAAATCTGCTAAAGAAGCGGAGCAAGCAGGAGATATTGTCACAGCTCAAGTGAAATATCACGAGGCACAAATGCTTGAACGAGAAGCGGCTCGCTGGGAAACCGGGGGGGATAAAAAACGTCAAGTTAATGCAGTTGCGGCAGCATTAAGCCTTGCGGTGGCAGGCAAGCCGGCGGAAGCGATTGCCGCGGGCGCAGCATCGCCTTACATTAATGAGATCATTAAAGATATTACGGATAATGAAAACCTTAAAGCCCTTAATATACCGCTGCATATTCTATGGGGAGCGGTAGAAGCTGAACTGGCAGGCGGCAATGCCAAAGTAGGAGCAGTAGCAGCGGGTGTTGGAGAAGTTGGTGCAACAGTATTAGCACAGTCGGTATATGGTAAAGTTGCGTCGGATTTAACCACAGAAGAAAAAGCTAACCTATTGGCTTCAGCAAAATTACTGGCGGGGATTGCAAGTGGCGCAGTAAATACAGGCAATGGAGCTGAAACTTTAGCGAATGCAAGTGTTGGAATGACGGTGGCTGAAAATGCGGTAGAAAGCAATTATCTTTCAGATTGGCAAAAGGCACAGCGAGCGAAAGAGCTGAAAGCGTGTGATGGAAGCGGCTATTGTGAATTTAAAATCAATGCCTATTGGACGGCTGTCGATTTAGGGCAAGATACTTCTTTTGTCAGTGGTTTAGCTTCGGGTATACCGGTAGCGATTGTGGAGGGCGTATCAGATGTTATAAATATGGCATTGAGCCCGATAGAAACACTTGAAGCCATCAAAGTGATGATTACCCAAGATGATGCCTTTAATAAATGGGCAGAGGCAACGAAACAGTCTTATGTTGAACGGATTGAAAAATTACAATCTGAATATGAAAAAGCTGGTGCTTCAGGTTCATTTAATGCGGGGCTGGAAACCGGTCGTTTATTGACTGATATTGCCGGTATTGTCGCTGGTGGTGCGGGAGTGGCTAAGGTTGGTGTATCAGCAGTGAATAAAGGTATTAAATCAGCAGCGAAAAATGTAAAAGCACTGAATATAGATAGACCTAAATTTGCAACTTGTTCATTCCATGGCGATATGGAAGTTAAAACAGATAAAGGCTATCGACCGATTTCATCAATTAAAGTGGGCGATAAGGTACTGGCGAAAAATGAAATAACCGGTATAACCACCTATCAGAAAGTTCAAGCTCACTACAGCAATCCGTATGATTATACGGTGTATGTAGAAGTTATAGATAATAGAGGAAAATACCAAACTATTGTGTCAAATAAAATTCACCCGTTCTTTGCACAAGTGTTATCAGGTATCGCCCCAATCTCTTCAGAGGGACATCACTACAAAGGAGAGATAGCAAAAGCCCAATGGGTTGATGCTCAGTATCTGCAAAAAGGTTATCGTTTGTTATCAGCAAACGGCGAGTGGCAGACGGTGTCGAACGTGACGCAAAAAGCAGAAGAACTTAAAGCCTATAATATGACGGTGGATAAAGACCACACTTACTTTATTAAAGGAGCAAAAGCCGATAATGAAGGGGTATGGGTGCATAATGATTGTTGGTATGCTTTACCGGATGGTGCAAAACAGATTGCCAATATAGATGGGTATAAAGCTTATCAGTTTAACGATCATAGTGGTAATTTTGTAACCGTTATTCAAAAAGATAAAAATCGTTTTGAAACACTCGATCACCGAGGAAGTGAAATTATTCTGCCTAAGCAAGGAGGATGGGATAGTGCTAGAAATTTAGCAATAGAAAAATTAGGTAGCTTAGGTTATGACGCTATGCCTTTAATTGGAAATTTAGAAATTAGTGATGGATATGGAAAAGTTGTTGGTCGTATATCTTCAGATGGGAAAAAAGGTTGGCGATTAGATTATGACCCAGAAATCGGAATGCATATAAACATTTTTGATTATACCAATGGCAAAGGAGCTAAAGCAGTCAAAGAAGTAATTCCATTCGAAGGTAATAAAGATGATTTTAATCGTTACCTTAAACATTTAAATAGATAA
- a CDS encoding ankyrin repeat domain-containing protein, translating to MIEHLISKGLDVNAQDCYGMTPLHYAMRSRNVDAVIALLNAGADPNIENKDQVIPLSMIGAVPKELELIELMLKKGGNVHYFNGQFELIEGMKKYNGNKPEFKAVIELLEKYS from the coding sequence ATGATTGAGCATTTAATTAGTAAGGGGCTTGATGTCAATGCCCAAGATTGCTATGGAATGACGCCATTACATTATGCAATGAGGTCAAGGAATGTTGATGCGGTAATTGCATTATTAAATGCAGGGGCAGATCCTAATATTGAAAATAAAGATCAAGTTATTCCATTATCTATGATTGGAGCGGTTCCAAAAGAATTGGAACTAATCGAGTTGATGTTGAAAAAGGGAGGAAATGTTCATTATTTCAATGGTCAGTTTGAATTGATAGAAGGTATGAAAAAATATAATGGAAATAAACCTGAATTTAAAGCAGTTATTGAATTATTAGAGAAGTATTCTTAG